The Pantoea vagans genome contains the following window.
TGTCTCTCCGGCATACAGATCAAAACTCACCTTCTCGACGGCATGCACGCGGCGTTTCACGCGGTTAAACAAACCGCTACGAATATCAAAGCGCGTGACTAAATCTCGCACCTGCAAAATCGGTGGCTCATCGCCGCGCACCGTATCTTGCGGTGTCGCAGGCTCTTCACGACCGTTGGTGTGCAACAGCGGGAATTTGGCGGGCAGCGGCTGACCGCTCATGGCGCCGAGTTTTGGTACTGCCGCCAACAGCGCTCGCGTGTAGGGCTGCTGAGGCGCATCGAACAACTGCTGTACTGGCGCACGTTCAACCACGTCACCGCGATACATCACCTGCACGCGGTCGGCCATTTCTGCCACCACGCCCATATCGTGAGTGATAAAAATCACCCCCATCTGCATCTCTTTTTGCAGCACGCGGATCAATTGCAGAATTTGCGCCTGAATGGTGACATCCAGCGCGGTGGTGGGTTCATCGGCGATGAGCAGTGCAGGTTTGCACGACAGCGCCATCGCGATCATCACGCGTTGCCGCATACCGCCCGAAAGCTGATGCGGATAACGCGACAACACGTTGTGGGCTTCGGGAATGCGCACCAGATCCAGCATGCGGTGCGCTTCAGCCTGCGCCTGCTGATGACTTTTACCCTGATGCAGACGAATCGACTCCGCAATCTGCTCACCCACGGTGAAAACCGGGTTGAGTGAGGTCATCGGCTCCTGGAAAATCATCGCCATGTCGGCACCGCGCACTTTGCGCATTTGGCCGCTGCTAGCGCGCATCACGTCCAGCACCTCACCGTTGCGACGGCGCAGATGGATTTCACCGCTGACGTCGCCGCCCGCCTGCTGAATCAGGCGCATCAGTGCCAGCGAGGTGACCGATTTACCAGAACCGGATTCACCGACCAGCGCCAGGGTTTCACCACGGTGCAGATCAAGCGACAGATTACGCACCGCTTCGGTGATGCGGCCTTCATGCTGAAAACGGACGTTGAGGTCACGCACCGCCAGAACTTGCTCAGGTGCCATCTGCTGCTGATGTTCTGTCATGCCTGCTCCTTAGCTGTCGCGGTAAATCGCTACCTCAACTTCGCCGCCGACATAAGCGAATCCGCGATACATTCCTTCGCTGTTAAACGGCAACGCCACATTACCGTGGCTGTCAACGGCGATCAGTCCGCCGCTGCCGTCCAGTTCCTGAATTTTGTCGTGAATCACGTTGGCGGTGGCTTGCTGCAATGAACGTCCCGCATATTCCATCTGCGCGGAGACGTCATACGCTGCCAGGGTGCGGATAAACACTTCGCCCGTGCCGGTGCAGGAGACCGCAACGGTTTCATTATTAGCGTAGCAGCCTGCGCCCACCAGCGGTGAGTCACCCACCCGCCCCGCCTGCTTATTGGTCATGCCCCCAGTCGAGGTGGCAGCCGCCAGATTACCCTGAAGATCGAGGGCCACTGCGCCCACCGTACCGAATTTGCGATCGGGATCGAGAGGATCATCGCTGTGGCTTTGCGCCTCACCATCGTGATCGAGCACCGTCTGCTGGCTGCTCAGCGCACGCTGTAACTGTTCCCAGCGCTCGGGGGTAGAGTAGAAATCAGGCTCAACCTGTTCCAGCCCTTGTTCAACGGCGAAGGCTTCTGCACCCGTGCCAATAAACAGCACGTGTGGGCTGTTTTCCAGCACCTTACGCGCCGCCAGTATCGGGTTTCGAATGTGGTTCACGCCCGCCACGGCACCGACGTCGAGGGTACGGCCATCCATAATGCTGGCATCGAGTTCATGCGTGCCCTGATGGGTAAATACCGCACCTTTGCCTGCGTTGAACAGCGGGCACTCTTCCAGCAAACGCACCGCTTCGGTGACGGCATCCAGCGCGCTGCCACCCGCAGCGAGAATATGCTGACCCGCGGTAACGATTGCGTTTAACTGCTGACGATACTGCTGCTCTTTTTCGGCGCTCATTGCGGCACGTGTAATCGCACCTGCCCCGCCGTGAATTGCGATAACTGCTTTAGCCATAACCGGTACCCTGTCAAGAAATCAGAAGCAAAAATACTGATTTAGAATGGTTTTCATCTTTTTTTGGCAATTTTCGACTATAGAAAGGCACTTCCAGCTTGTAAAGCAGAAAGTGTATCAGCGGTCATAACCTTTTAATGTGGATTATGCTTTTTTGTCGCATGTGACTCTGCGGGCAAATGCCACCATAATAGGCAGCATCTGAAATTCACCTTGTAGAGATGGACATGGAACCTTTCACCGCAGGATTAATCTCCCTCGAAGACGCGCAGCAAAAGATGCTGCAACAGCTTACCCCGATCAGTGATTGCCTGAGCGTCTCGCTGTTTGAAGCCGCGGGACGCATCACCGCCAAGCCAGTAAGTTCGCCGCTGGATGTGCCGCCTTTTGATAACTCAGCAATGGACGGCTATGCCGTGCGCCTGAGTGACTTGCAGCCAAACGGCGTGTTGTCGGTCGCCGGTAAAGCCTTTGCTGGCGCACCTTTCCATGGCGAGTGGCCTGCTGGCAGCGTGATTCGCATTATGACAGGCGCCCCGGTGCCTACGGGCTGCGATGCCGTGGTGATGCAGGAACAAACCGAGCAGCGTGATGGCGGCATTGTCATCACCGCAGACGTTAACCAGGGTCAAAACATCCGCCGCATTGGCGAAGATATCCAGGCAGGCAAACAGGTGTTGGATGCGGGTGTGCGCTTGGGTGCAGCCGAACTGCCACTGCTGGCTTCGCTGGGCATTGCGGAAGTGAGCGTGCTGCGCAAGCTGCGCGTGGCGATCTTCTCCACCGGCGATGAACTCCAGGCCGTAGGCCAGCCACTGGCTGAAGGGCAAATCTACGACACCAACCGCTTTACCGTATCACTGATGCTGAAAAAACTCGGTTGCGAAGTGATCGATCTCGGCGTGATTGCCGATGACCCCGCCGCATTGCGTCACGCGTTCAGTGAAGCCGATCGCCAGGCCGATGTGGTGATCAGTACCGGTGGCGTGTCTGTTGGCGAAGCCGATTTTACCAAAGCGATGCTGGAAGAGTTGGGTGCCATCACCTTCTGGAAACTCGCCATTAAGCCGGGCAAACCTTTCGCCTTTGGGCGTCTGGCGAATAGCTGGTTCTGCGGCTTACCGGGCAATCCGGTCTCTGCGGCGGTGACGTTCTATCAGTTAGTGCAACCTTTGTTGGCCACCCTGACCGGCCAGACCACGCGCATTATGCCACTGCGTCAACGCGCACGTGCCACGCAGCGGCTGAAGAAATCGCCAGGCCGTCTCGATTTTCAGCGCGGTATTCTCAGCCGTGGCGAAGATGGCGTGCTGGAAGTGCGTAGCACCGGTGCGCAGGGGTCACACGTCTTCAGCTCCTTCGCCCTGGCAAACTGTTTCATCGTGCTGGAACGCGACAGTGGTGATGTTGAGGCCGGTGAATGGGTGGAGGTTGAAGCCTTTAACTCCCTGCTGGAGGGCTAATGAGCATTGCGCTGAGCGATGAAGAAATGCTGCGCTACAACCGTCAAATTGTACTGCGCGGCTTTGATTTCGAGGGCCAGGAGAAGCTGAAGGCTTCACGTGTGCTGATGGTCGGTTTAGGCGGACTGGGCTGTGCAGCAGCGCCCTATCTTGCCTCGGCGGGCGTTGGGCATCTTACCTTGCTCGATTTCGATACCGTCAGTCTGAGCAACCTACAGCGCCAGATTCTGCATAGCGATGCCACCGTGGGTCAGCCGAAAGTGGCATCTGCGCGTCAACAACTGGCAGCCATTAATCCACATTGCCAGCTGGAAGCGATCAATGCACAACTGGATGATGACTCGCTTAGTGCGTTGATAGCCCGCCATGATGCGGTGCTGGATTGCACCGATAACGTCACGACGCGTGAGCAAATCAACCGCGGGTGCTTCCAGCACAAGGTACCGCTGATCTCCGGTGCGGCCATTCGCATGGAAGGACAGCTCAGCGTATTCACCTGGCAGCCGGATGAACCCTGCTATCGCTGTATCAGCCGTTTGTTTGGCGATCAGACTTTGAGCTGTGTGGAAGCGGGCGTGCTGGCACCGCTGGTCGGCGTGGTGGGTGCAATGCAAGCGCTGGAAGCCATTAAAGTGTTAACGGCGTTAGGCCAACCGGCCAAAGCAAGATTGCTGATGTACGATGCGATGAGTGCCGAGTTTCGCAGCCTGAAGGTGGCGCGGGATGTGCAATGCGAGGTATGTGGTCGAAAGTAACAGTTTAAGTATAGTATCGCGGCGCAATTTATTGCACGTTGTCAGCAGCTTTGCCACATTAAACGCGCACTAGATCACGCCGCTATCTATTGTAAATCTTTTAAACAATACCCTGGCTACGCAGATAATCTTCGTAGTTGCCGGTAAAGTCGACCACACGATCGCCTTTCATCTCCATTACGCGGGTGGCCAGCGAGCTGACAAACTCACGGTCATGCGAAACGAAAATCAGCGTGCCTTCGTACATCTCCAGCGCCATGTTCAGGGATTCAATCGATTCCATATCCAGGTGGTTGGTCGGTTCATCCATGATCAGAATGTTTGGCTTCTGCATCATCAGCTTGCCAAACAGCATGCGGCCCTTCTCACCACCGGACAGTACCTTGGCGGGCTTCTTGATTTCATCATGACCAAACAGCAGACGCCCTAAAATACTGCGTACCGCTTGTTCGTCATCACCTTCCTGTTTCCACTGACTCATCCAGTCAAATACGCTCAGGTCATCGGCGAAATCTTCGGCATGATCCTGTGCATAATAACCAATAGACGCATTCTCAGACCATTTAACCGTGCCGCTATCCGGTGTCAATTCACCCACCAGCGTTTTCAGTAAAGTGGTTTTACCGATACCGTTGGCACCAAGAATCGCCACTTTCTCGCCCACTTCAACCATCAGATTGAGTTTGTTGAACAGTGGGCCGTTATCAAACCCTTTGGTCAGCGCTTCTACTTCCAGCGCATTACGGAACAGCTTCTTATCCTGGTCAAAACGGATATACGGGTTCTGGCGGCTGGAGGCTTTTACTTCATCCAGTTTGATTTTATCAATCTGCTTAGCACGTGAGGTAGCCTGACGTGATTTAGAGGCGTTAGCACTAAAACGGCTGACAAACGATTGCAGATCGGCAATTTGCGCTTTCTTCTTCGCATTGTCTGCTAATAAACGCTCGCGCGACTGGGTCGCCGCGGTCATATATTCGTCATAATTACCCGGATACACGCGCAGCTCGCCATAATCCAGGTCCGCCATATGCGTACACACCATATTCAGGAAGTGACGGTCATGCGAAATGATGATCATGGTACTGTTACGTTCGTTCAGTACCTGCTCCAGCCAGCGAATGGTATCAATATCCAGGTTGTTCGTTGGTTCATCGAGTAACAGAATATCTGGGTTTGCAAATAATGCCTGCGCCAATAGCACACGCAATTTCCAGCCTGGCGCAATCTCGCTCATAGGGCCGTAATGCTGCTCCACCGGAATGCCAACGCCCAGTAATAATTCACCCGCACGCGACTCGGCACTGTAACCGTCCATTTCGCCGTACTCGACTTCCAGGTCAGCAACTTTATAGCCTTCCTCTTCACTCATTTCTGGCAAAGCATATATACGGTCACGCTCTTGCTTTACCGCCCATAATTCCGAGTGGCCCATAATCACGGTATCCAGCACACTATATTGCTCAAATGCAAACTGGTCCTGACGCAACTTACCGATGCGTTCATTGGGATCAAGGGAAACATTTCCGTTGGTTGGAACCAGGTCTCCGCCCAGTATTTTCATAAAGGTCGATTTACCGCTGCCGTTCGCACCGATTAAACCGTAACGATTACCGCCGCCAAATTTAACGGAGATATTCTCAAACAGCGGCTTACTGCCGAACTGCATAGTGATATTGCTGGAAACTAACACGGCATTGACCTTTGTTACGCAGTGGAGGAAAAAACAGCGGGCATTATGCCAGAAACGGACACAGGGACGCCACCTTTGCGCCTGCAGCTATACCCATCATACTTCGAACCGCAGCTGCGTTGGCTGCGCGTGCTCACCCCAGTCACTTACTGATGTAAGCTCCTGGGGATTCACCCACTTGCCGCGTGATTCGGCCTTCGGCCTCACCCTGCGGGCCAGCGCAAGCGCTGTTCAAAAGCGCCGTAAGGCACTTTTGTACTGCAATTCGAATTATTTTGGGTATATACGTCATACTTCAAACCGCAGCTGCGTTGGCTGCGCATGCTCACCCTGCGGGCCAGCGCAAGTGCTGTTCAATAGCGCCGTAAGGCACTTTTGTGCTACAACTCGAATTATTATGGGTAAAAACGCGTAGATGCCTATACAGAAATAAAAAAGCCGGAGGCGATGTCGCCTCCGGCTCCCACTGACAAGGAATGTGCAGATTATTTGATCAGGAAGCTATCCAGGCTTTTACCTGAGTCCAGTGCTTTTTTAATCGCAGCTGGAGTACGGCCTTGGCCAGTCCATGATTTCTCTTCACCGTTTTCGTCGGTGTAAGAATATTTGGCTGGACGTGGTGCACGCTTAGCGCGTTTTTTACCGGTTTCCAGAGCGCCCAGTAATTCGTTTGGATCAATACCGTCAGCCAGCAGCATTTCGCGGTATTTAGACAGCTTCTCTTCTTTTTCGCGGTTCTGTGCTTCTTCAGCATGAACTTCGTCACGACGCTCGGTCACAACGACAGTTAATTTTTCCAGAATCTCTTCCAGATCGGTCAATGGCAGTTCACGTGCTTGTGCACGTAATGTGCGAATGTTGTTCAGAACTTTAAATGCGTCACTCATCACAATGTCCTTGCTTAGGGGGGTAAATAAACTGTAGTGGCAAGATTACCCAATTCAAATAAAAAAATAAATTAATTTATGCGAACGGATAATTCCGAACAGATTAACATATTCACTCAACCCAGTCTTAAACCCAACATGCGGCTTTAATTAACGGTGAATTAACAACGTGCATTTTGTGCCACCCACTGGAACAGGTACCGATTCCAGTCCTTATTCCCGGCTGATAAACAAGCATTTAGCCACTATTGCAGGCAGCAGCGAAAGTGAGCATAAAGGTAAAAAAAGATTAATGGTGTAAGCGAAAATCTATTTTCACAGGTGATTATTATATTAGTGGCAGTGAGAGGAGAATCTCATTTTTCCGATCGCATGACGATAAAAAGCCGGTGCATGCACCGGCCTGGGGATAAAACCTGCAGTCTCAGGTTATAAGGTTTTCTTCACGGCAGGCGTCAAATGCGGTTGAGATTCTTCCTTTGATAGCCAGTCGTGCAAATAATGTTCGATCTGTTCCAGCGAACGATTGCGCGTTTCGGGTACACAGCGAATGACAAAAATGGCTCCCCCTATCCCTATCAGCGCAAAAATAAAGAATGCCCCTGATAAACCGACCGAAGCCAGCAGTATGGGGAACATCAGCGAGATAAAGAAATTCGCTATCCACATCGCAAACACCGCACCGCCCATAAATATACCGCGCAAGCGAGTCGGAAAAATTTCAGACAGCAGCAGCCAGGTAACGGGCGACAGCGCCCCTTGTTGAAAACTTAAAAACATCAACATGCCAAGCAAAACCATATAACTGCGCAGCACGTCCGGTTGCCCCTGTACCGTTTCCGGCATCAAATAACTGACGGCGCCAATAAACACCAGACAAGCGGTGCAACCAAACTGACCCAACATGGTCATGGTGCGGCGACCAATACGCCCCAGCAACCAGATGCCAACGAATGTCATTAATACCGAAATGACACCGTTGGCAATGGTAGCAATTAATGCCGCGTTATCGCTCATGCCCACCGCCTTTAACATCGTGGGCGCATAATACATGATGGTATTCACACCGGTTAATTGTTGAATCACGGCAATACCCACACCAATCAAAAACAATTTCATTAACCAGGGTTTACGTAATTCGCGCAAGCGCGGGCGGGCATCCTGCTGTTCTTCGGCTAACGTCTCTTCGATTTCTGTCAGCTCCCACTCCACATCTTGTTTAGCACGGGTACGCTCCAATACCTGTCGCGCCTAGGCCAGGCGCCCCTTCATCGCATACCAGCGCGGCGAGTCAGGCATAAACAGCATACCAAACCACAGCAGCACCGCCGGTACCGTTGCCACCGCCAGCATCCAGCGCCAGGTGGTGTCTCCGCCCCAGACCGCATTGAATCCGGCATTGGAGATGTACGCCAACATCTGACCAGAAACAATCATCAGCTCCTGCATGGTGACCAACTGCCCACGCTTATTCGCGGGCGCCATCTCTGCGATATATACCGGCACCGTGGCCGACGCGCCACCCACTGCCACACCTAATACCAGGCGGAAGAAAATCATCCATTCAACGTTAGGTGCTAACGCGGTACCGATTGCGCCCATCGCAAAGATGATCGCCAGTACCAGAATAATTTTTCTCCGCCCGGAAGCGGCAGCAAAGTGACCCGAAGCCAGCGCACCAAAGGCGGCACCAAACAGCAGGCTGCTCGTCACCAGCCCGGTGGTAAAGGGTGTCAGATGAAGATCGTCACCCATAAACAGCAGTTCGCCGGAAATCACGCCCGTGTCATAGCCGAACAGCAAGCCACCGAGGGTGGCAATCATTGCTATCACCTTCACAAAGGGTTCAGTGCGCGTACTGCTATTCGGCCCTGATGCCTTATTGGGGGTGAGATAGGTTTCCCGGGACATAACCAACTCCTTAACCTGTAAGAGAAGGTTTAAAAATAGATTGTTTCATCCAATAGGAATAATTATGAAATTTAAATTTTGCGCGACAGGTCATAAACACGCGATCAACTTGCGATTAGTATCACAAAAATAGCCATCAGGAGTGGAAATTAGCGGAGATATGATCGGGTTGAATTTTACACAATCGATGAAAGGAAAATTTTTGTTCCGAATTGAACCGGGCGGCAACTCGCCGCCCATGTCGTTACGGAACGGTGGTGGCAGGACCGAACACCGAATATTCCGGCAGATTGACCTTCTGATAAGGTTCCCAGCCGCCGCCCAACGCTTTATACAGTGCAACTAAATCAAGCGCACTCTGCATCCGGGCTTGGGTTGACTGCGCCTGCGCCTGCGCCAACTGGCGCTGGGCATCCAGCACATCCAGGAAGGTCGAAATACCCTGCTTGTAACTATCACTGGCGAGGTCAAAGGCATGCTGCAGCGCCCCGGTGGTTTCATCCAGCGCCGTGACCTGTTGCTGATCGGCACGATAGCTCACCAGCGCGTTCTCCACATCCTGCAACGCAGTGAGCACCGTCTGGCGATAATCCAGTGCCGCACTCGCCTGCTGTGCACGTGCCAGTTTGACACTGGAAACTAAACGGCCGCCCTGGAAAATAGGGATCGAGAGTGAAGGACCAATGCTGTAGAAATGGCTGCTCCAGTCATCAAGATAGCTGGCGTCGGTGTTACGCACGCCAAGTTGACCAGTGAGTGACAGGCTGGGGAACAGATCGGCCACCGATACGCCAATATTGGCTGTCTGCGCATGCAGATTGGCTTCCGCCTGGCGAATATCCGGTCTGCGCCGTGCCAGCGTTGATGGAATACCCACCGCCACCATCTTCGGCAATGCAGGCAGCGCTTTGCGGTTCATTAACTCGTTATCCAGCGTGCCGGGCATTTTACCCAACAGCACTGCTAAGCCGTTCATTGCCTGCCGCTCTTGTGACTGATACTGCGGCAGTTGCGCATTCAGTGAAGCTAACTGCGCACGCGCATTTTCCACGTCGGTCAGCGGCGCTAAACCGTTGCGCTGCTGGCTTTGTGTCAGCTCCCACGTCTGCTGCGCGACCTCAATCTGCTGCTGCAAGGTGTCGAGCACGGCCTGTGCACCGCGCAATTGCAGATACGCGCGCGCCACTTCCGCTTCCAGCGACACTAGCGCATCGTTGCGCTGCTCAATCGCCGCCTGCTGCTGGGCATCTGCCGCTTCCATCTGTCGGCGGACTTTACCCCATAAATCCAGCTCCCAACTGGCGTCAAAGCTGCCCTGATAAAGGGTAATTGAGTGGTCCAAACCGTTCAGCTGATTAGCCACATCACTATCAACCTGATCGTACACCCCGTTGGACTTCAACAGGCCTTTCAACCCCAGTTGCTGGCGCGTCACTTTGGCCGAGCCATTCACTGAAGGGAAAAGCCCACCGCGAGCCTGCGCCAGCTGTTCGCGTGCACCAGCAATGCGCAGTACCGATTGCTGCAGGGTCAAATTGCCGGCAATGGCGCGTTCAATCAGGCTATCCAACTGTGGATCGTTAAAGTTTTTCCACCACAGTGGTTGAGTCGCTGCCGACTGCGGCCTGGACGCTTCCTGTGAAGGCAAGTCACGATAGCTGCCCGGCGTCTGCGCATGGGGAGGCTGATAATCAGGCCCCACGGCACAGCCCGCCAGCATTAATGTCAGCACCATAAGGCTCAAGCGCGGAGAGATGATCATTCTAGTGTGCTCCTGCACTGCCTTCGCTCTTGATCGGCGAAAGCAACCAACAAAAAGGAATCAACAGCAGGGCCACGATACTCAGGCCCATAAAGACATCGATGTAAGCCAAAATACGCGCCTGGGCAATCATCTCTTTATACAGTTGTCCCGTGGCCAGCGTCAGCGGATCGCCCACCGCCGTAGTGAAATCGCGGATCGCCTGCGCCCAATGCTGCAAAGTGAGATTAAACGGCTCATTGAGCGGGGTCATGTTATGGATCATGCTGGCCGAACGCGCTTGCATCCGCTCAGTGATCCCCGCCGTGGCCAGTGAAATGCCAATCGATCCCGCCACGTTACGGAACATGGTAAATAGCGCCGCCGCATCCGCATTTAACCGCTGCGGCACGGTGATAAAGGCGATGGTGGTTAAGGGCACAAACAGGAAACCGAGCCCGATGGACTGCGCACTGCGCATCATCACCAGCGTGGTGAAATCCACATTTGGCGTCAGCGTGGTGGAATAGAAGAAGGCACTGGCGAGGCAGGTGAAACCAAATGCGATGATGTAGCGCGTTTGCACAATCGGCATCAGCTTTAGCACCAGCGGAATGGTGAGCACGATCAACACCGCACCTGGAGAGAGCACCAGACCGGACCAGGTGGCGGTATAGCCCAGATCCTGCTGCGCCAGCTGAGGCAATACCACTGAACTGCCGTAGAGGATCATCGCCATTCCGGCCATCAGCAAACCCGCGACCCAGAAGTTGCGGTCCTTCATCACCGTAATATCCACCACCGGTTTGCGTGCATACAGCAGCCAGTAAACCGCACCCACAATACCAATGACTGCGAGCATGGCGAACAGACGAATAAAGTGCGAGGCGAACCAATCGGCATCCTCCCCGCGATCGAGGAACACCTGCAAACAGCCGAGGCCCAGCGTGATTAAACTAATGCCGATGTAGTCGATTTTCAGGCGACCTTTTTCCCATTTACGCTCCCATGGCGGATCTTCCAGCAGCTGATAAATCGCCAGCACCGTCAAAATCCCCACCGGGATGTTAATGAAGAACACCCAACGCCAGCTGTAGTTATCGGTGATCCAGCCGCCCAGCGTAGGGCCGATCACTGGCGCGACGATGATAGCAATGGAAGAGAGGCCAAACGCTTTCCCGCGATCTTCCGCCTTAAAGTAGTCCAGCAACACTGACTGTTGAACGGGCTGTAAACCGCCGCCGAAAAAGCCCTGTAACACTCGGAACAGAATGATCTGCCAGAGTTCGGTGGCGATGCCGCACAGGAACGAGCAAATGGTGAACATCACAATACAAATCAGGAAAAACGTTTTGCGACCAAACAGGCGGGTAAAGAAGGCAGAGATGGGCAGCACGATACCGTTGGCGACCAAATAGGAAGTGAGCACCCACGTAGATTCGTCGTAGCTGGAAGAGAGCGAACCAGCAATATGTGGCAGCGCAACGTTAACGATAGTGGTGTCAAGGATCTCCATAAACACCGCCAGCGTCACCGTAATCGCGACCAGCCACGGATTGCTGGCCGGACGCCAGCTTTCGCTCGCACTCATTCTACCGTGACCTTGGGCTCAACCGACAGGCCAAGCGGCAACGGATGATTAGGGTCCAACCCTTTATCAATCACGATTTTCACCGGCACGCGCTGCACAATTTTCACATAGTTACCAGTGGCATTTTCCGCGGGGAAGGTCGAGAATCGCGATCCCGAGCCCATCTGAATACTGTCCACGTGCCCTTCCAGTTTCATATCTGGCCAGGCATCAATGCTGATATCCACTTTGTCACCTGGGTTCATGCGCGCCAGCTGGGACTCTTTAAAGTTGGCATTGATCCAGATATCCGGAGACACCAGAGAGAACAGCGCGGTGCCTGCCTGCACCAGGGTGCCAACCTGCACATTGCGTTTGGTGACAAAGCCATCGTAGGGTGCGCGCACTTCGGTATAAGAGAGGTTCAATACAGCGGTATTGAGCTGCGCCTGTGCCTGCTCAACCTGTTGCTGACGGGCCTCCACGTTGGTTTCCTGCTGGCGAATTTGCAGCTGGACCTGAGAAGCGACCTCCACTTGTGCTTTAGCACTCTGTAATTGTGCTTCAGCAGAACGCAGTTGAGCGGCAGCGGTATCAATATTGCGCTGTGAGGTGGCGCGTGGATCCACGCCGCGCTGGCGTCGATAATCCGCCTGAGCATTCAGTAAATTAGCCTGCGCTTTGGCTTGATCGGCTAACGCCTGATCGCGCTGAGCCGGGTATTGCACCCGAGAAAGCGCCAGCTGCGCCTGGGCTTGATGGAGTTGCGCCTTGGCCAGCCCCAGCTGAGCTTGCGCCTGATCGCGCTGGGCAGCATTATCGCGAGGATCAATCTCTACCAGCAAATCGCCCTTCTTCACCCGCTGATTATCGTTCACCAGCAGTTTGACCACAAAACCGGCCGCTTTAGGCGCGATGGTAACCGCATCACCTTCGGTGAAAGCATCATCTGTGGTTTCAATGTTGCGGGTGGAGAACCAGAACCACAATCCCACCAGCAGCA
Protein-coding sequences here:
- a CDS encoding efflux transporter outer membrane subunit, whose product is MIISPRLSLMVLTLMLAGCAVGPDYQPPHAQTPGSYRDLPSQEASRPQSAATQPLWWKNFNDPQLDSLIERAIAGNLTLQQSVLRIAGAREQLAQARGGLFPSVNGSAKVTRQQLGLKGLLKSNGVYDQVDSDVANQLNGLDHSITLYQGSFDASWELDLWGKVRRQMEAADAQQQAAIEQRNDALVSLEAEVARAYLQLRGAQAVLDTLQQQIEVAQQTWELTQSQQRNGLAPLTDVENARAQLASLNAQLPQYQSQERQAMNGLAVLLGKMPGTLDNELMNRKALPALPKMVAVGIPSTLARRRPDIRQAEANLHAQTANIGVSVADLFPSLSLTGQLGVRNTDASYLDDWSSHFYSIGPSLSIPIFQGGRLVSSVKLARAQQASAALDYRQTVLTALQDVENALVSYRADQQQVTALDETTGALQHAFDLASDSYKQGISTFLDVLDAQRQLAQAQAQSTQARMQSALDLVALYKALGGGWEPYQKVNLPEYSVFGPATTVP
- a CDS encoding HlyD family secretion protein, with amino-acid sequence MSDNQNQPPAREQQDAQHASDSNQDNNEPQRKRPGKKPLIILAIVVVIMLLVGLWFWFSTRNIETTDDAFTEGDAVTIAPKAAGFVVKLLVNDNQRVKKGDLLVEIDPRDNAAQRDQAQAQLGLAKAQLHQAQAQLALSRVQYPAQRDQALADQAKAQANLLNAQADYRRQRGVDPRATSQRNIDTAAAQLRSAEAQLQSAKAQVEVASQVQLQIRQQETNVEARQQQVEQAQAQLNTAVLNLSYTEVRAPYDGFVTKRNVQVGTLVQAGTALFSLVSPDIWINANFKESQLARMNPGDKVDISIDAWPDMKLEGHVDSIQMGSGSRFSTFPAENATGNYVKIVQRVPVKIVIDKGLDPNHPLPLGLSVEPKVTVE
- a CDS encoding DHA2 family efflux MFS transporter permease subunit produces the protein MSASESWRPASNPWLVAITVTLAVFMEILDTTIVNVALPHIAGSLSSSYDESTWVLTSYLVANGIVLPISAFFTRLFGRKTFFLICIVMFTICSFLCGIATELWQIILFRVLQGFFGGGLQPVQQSVLLDYFKAEDRGKAFGLSSIAIIVAPVIGPTLGGWITDNYSWRWVFFINIPVGILTVLAIYQLLEDPPWERKWEKGRLKIDYIGISLITLGLGCLQVFLDRGEDADWFASHFIRLFAMLAVIGIVGAVYWLLYARKPVVDITVMKDRNFWVAGLLMAGMAMILYGSSVVLPQLAQQDLGYTATWSGLVLSPGAVLIVLTIPLVLKLMPIVQTRYIIAFGFTCLASAFFYSTTLTPNVDFTTLVMMRSAQSIGLGFLFVPLTTIAFITVPQRLNADAAALFTMFRNVAGSIGISLATAGITERMQARSASMIHNMTPLNEPFNLTLQHWAQAIRDFTTAVGDPLTLATGQLYKEMIAQARILAYIDVFMGLSIVALLLIPFCWLLSPIKSEGSAGAH